A segment of the Micromonospora sediminicola genome:
TCCTGCGGGAAGCGGCAGCGGTAGTAGGCGTCGCCGTGGTTGTACTGGCCCTGCATGCGACGGTCGCAGGCGGCGCAGTAGATGAGGCCCCGGAAGGCGTACGGGTTGCGGGTGCGCTGCCGGACGTGTTGTCCACCGGTTCCCTGGCCCCGCCGGTGCAGGATGGCTTGGGCCTCTTCGAAGGTCGCGTCGTCGATGAGTGGTTCGTGGGTGATGTCCTTGGAGACCACCCACTTGTCGCGGGGGTTCCAGCGCATGACGCCGGTGTGGCCCATGGCCACGTCGTCGACGTCGAGCAGCACTTCGTCGGTGCGTTGCTTGTTCCAGACCTGCCGGCCGGTGTAGCGGGGGTTGGTGAGTATGACGCGGACGGCGCTTTTGGACCAGGCGATGCCGCTGCGGTGGCGGTTGCGGGCGCGGTCGTGGGCTGATGGGCAGGGCACGTGATTGGCGGTGAGTCCCTCGGCGATGGCGAACAGGCCGATACCGGTGATGAACTCGGTGAAGATCCGACGGACGACGGGCGCGGTCTGCTCGTCGGGGATGAGGCCCTTGAGGTGTTTGCCGTCGGCGGCCTTGGCCGGGTTGGGGTGGGGTCCGAGGTCGCGCAGTGTGTAGCCGTAGGGCGGGCGACCGCCGAGGTAGCGGCCCTCGAGCAGGGTCTGGGCGGCCATGGCGGTGCGGACGCGCAGCTTGATGCGGTTGCGTTCGCCTTTGCTCATGCCGCCGAAGACGGACATGACCAGTTCGTGGGCCTCGTTGTCGGGGTCGATTGGGCCGCCGATCTCGGGCACCCACAGTTCGACGCCGTAGTGAGCGAACAGCGGCACCGTGAGGCCGAACTGGTTGCCGTAGAAGGCGCGGTGAGGTTCACCGACCACGACGGCGGAGAACCCCCGCCGAGGATCGCGCAGCGCCGCGAGAAGGAGGCTCGCCTGGACTCGTCGCTGCCAGGGGAGGGAGCGGCTCTGGCCGACGTCGAAGTACTCCGTGACGATGCGTCCACCGTGAGGCTGAATGAGTGTGGTTGCCCGGGTGAGTTGCCAACTTCGGGACGATTCGGGGTCCTGGTTGTCCTCGGTCGACACGCGGCCGTAGAAGGCGAAGGGTTTCGGTGGAGGGGCGTTCATCGGTTCTCCTGGTTCGAGTTTTCGGTGCGGCGGTCGTTCACGTGTCTGAGGAGCTTCAGCAGGGCGGCAGCGGCGCCGGGGTTCAACTCGGGTGGCTGCTCGGGTACTACCACGCTGGCGACGCTGGGCGGTGCACTGCTGTCGACGGTCTCGACCGTCCATGAACGATCGTCTTCGCTCGTCTGGTCAAGTCCCTCGTCGGCCGGCGCGGCCGAATCCGGCTCTTGGTGATGTTCAGACTGGTGGTCGGGCGGCAGCGTCATGCGCCTCCGTCCGGCGGTCGCCCCGGCCGGCACACGCTGCGGTGGGCCTGCGCCGTCCGCTCCTTGGCCTCCGTCAGCTCGCGGTGAGAGGGGGCGGACTGGAGGTCGAGGCCAGCATCGGCCGCGAGGATGGGCGGGATCGTGGCGCTGTAGCTCGTAGCGCTGGTGACTCGGGCCGTGGCAGATGGGTGGGTTGTCATGGGAGATGTCCTTCGGGTTGGTCGGTGCCGGTTGCTCCGGCGGGCATGAAGAAGGGGTCTGCTGCACCGGCAGGTGACAGGCGTAGTCACGCGGCCTGACTGGCCGGTGGGTGCATGATGGTCTCGAATTCAACGGGGGTCAATCGGGACAGTGACCGTTGGCGTCGGCGGCGGTGGTAGGTCCGTTCGATCCAGGTCACGATCGCGATCCGTAGTTGCTGGCGGGTGGTCCATGATCGTCGGTTGAGGACGTTGTTCTGCAGGAGGCCGAAGAAGGATTCCATGGCGGCGTTGTCGCCGGCGGCGCCGACACGGCCCATCGATCCGGCCATCCGGTGGCGGTGGAGGGCTCGGACGAATTTCCTGGAACGGAATTGGGATCCGCGGTCGGTGTGCAGGATGCAGCCGGCCAGGTCACCGCGTCTGGCTGCGGCGTTGTCCAGTGCGGCGACGGCCAGGCGGGACTTCATCCGCGAGTCGATGGAGTAGCCGACGATGCGGTGGGACCAGACGTCCTTGATCGCGCACAGGTAGAGCTTGCCCTCGGCGGTGTGGTGCTCGGTGATGTCGGCCAGCCACAGCCGGTTCGGGCCGTCGGCGGTGAAATTCCGCCGGACCAGGTCGTCGTGCACCGGCGGGCCGACCTTGCCGCCCTTACCCCGACGCTTGCGCTTGCCGAAGGCGCTCCACCAGCCGTTGCCGGAGCAGATCCGCCACGCGGTGCGGTCGGCCATCGGCTGCCCGGCGTCGCGGGCCTCGTCGACCAGGAACCGGTAGCCGAACTCCGGATCGTCGCGGTGGGCGTCGAACAACGCGTTGGCCCGGTACGCCGCCACCAGGTCGGCGATGGTGACCGGTCGGGCCAGCCACCGGTAGTAGGGCTGGCGAGCGATGTTCAATACCCGGCACGTCACCGCCACGGGGATCCCGTCGGCGGCCAGCTCGCTCACGAGCGGGTAGAGCCTTTTCCCGGCAGATGCGCCTGCGACAGGTAGGCAGCGGCCCGGCGCAGGACCTCGTTCTCCTGCTCCAACAACCGGATCCGCTTGCGCGCCTCGCGTAGCTCGGCCGACTCATCGCTGGCCGTCCCCGGCATGACGCCAGCGTCGATGTCGGCCTGGCGCAGCCACTTGAACAGCGTCATCGGGTGGACCCCGAAGTCCTTGGCGATCTGCTCGACGGTCACGCCTGGCTCGCGGTCGCGAGCGACACGCACGACGTCATCGCGGAACTCTCTGGGGTAGGGCTTGGGCACAGCGACATCCTTCCAGCCTGCCCGCAGGGCAAGCCATCTCAGATGTCACCTATCGGTGCAGCAGACCCGAAGCACCGTTAGCGAGACAGCCCCGGCGCGGTAGCGCGTGCCGCCCACTGCGGCGCGACCGTTTGCAGGAGCCGTGACTCGGTGAGCTGCGGCTGTAAGGGCGTGTGAGGTTGTGTAAGGCGTTGTCAGCCGTCGCACCGGTGCACCGCCATTACCACGGCCATAGCGTCAAATCATTCCCAGACCACCGCCATCCGCAGCCCTCGTTCGCGGCGCGCTCGCCGCCGCATCCGACCTAGCGGCGGCCTGGCAGTCTGCGACGCGAGGAGGTCAGGTGAAGTCGAGAGCAGCGAACGCCGCGGCCGCCGCCACGTCCATCATGTGCACTCTTGTCGTTGCCGCGATCCTCGTCGCAAGCGGTGTGTGGCAACCTCGGCTACCGTCGCCAGCGGCGCTCCGGCAATGGATTCACCAACCGTTGACGACCGACTTCGTCATCCTCCTGGCCGGAGCAGGCGCCGTGATGCTGTGGCTGCTCCTGGCAACCACCGTCCTGACCCGCGCCTACACGACGCTGGCACGCCGCCTGCGCTGGCTGCCCGCCCTCCATCTACCCGGCCCGGTCCAGGGCCTCACCGCCGCGCTGCTCGGCGCCACCGCCGTCACCACCGCCACCGCGGGCACCCCCGCCCACTCCGCCCCCGCAACCGGAACCGCGCACGACAGCGACGCGCAGCCTCCGCAAGCTTCGACCACCGCCCCAGCGACCCGCCCTGTGAGCAGCAGCCAACAGCTGATTCTGATGCCGGCTGACCGTACCTCCACTCACACCGTCAGGCGGGGGGACACCCTCTCCAAGATCGCCGCTGAGCGGCTCGGCGACGCCGACCGCTGGCCCGAAATCTTCGCCCTCAACCGCGGCATCCACTTCATCCATACCGGCGGAATCCTGCGCAACCCAAACGTTATCTACCCCGGCTGGACCCTCACCCTGCCCGACGACGCCACCCCACCGACCACACACCGGCCCCGCCCCGAATCACCACCGACGGCCCCGGATGAGCCGGACCTCGCCACCCCGGCCCCCGCCCCGACAACCGCCCCGCCGCCCTCGACACCGCACCCGGCCCCACCCACGGCAACCACTCCCACAATCGAGCCGAGCCACGCGCCGACACCCACCACCGCCAGCACCTGCGCCAGCACAGACAACACCACGAGCACGCCTACCTCCGAACCGACCGCGGACCGTGGACCCCGCCCCACCAGCCCCGACCGCGGCGTGGCGCTGCCCAGCGGCAGCTGGATAAGCCTCGGCCTCGCCCTGGCCATCACCACCGCCGCCGCCCTCGTCTGGGCGCACCGGCAGCGCCGCTACACCGCGGGCAAGCCCTCCACCACGCCGCGCTGGGAGAAGCAAACTCTCGCCCCCTTGCCCCGGCTGATTGGGCAGATCCGCCGCGCGCTGCGCCATACCGC
Coding sequences within it:
- a CDS encoding IS3 family transposase (programmed frameshift): MPKPYPREFRDDVVRVARDREPGVTVEQIAKDFGVHPMTLFKWLRQADIDAGVMPGTASDESAELREARKRIRLLEQENEVLRRAAAYLSQAHLPKRLYPLVSELAADGIPVAVTCRVLNIARQPYYRWLARPVTIADLVAAYRANALFDAHRDDPEFGYRFLVDEARDAGQPMADRTAWRICSGNGWWSAFGKRKRRGKGGKVGPPVHDDLVRRNFTADGPNRLWLADITEHHTAEGKLYLCAIKDVWSHRIVGYSIDSRMKSRLAVAALDNAAARRGDLAGCILHTDRGSQFRSRKFVRALHRHRMAGSMGRVGAAGDNAAMESFFGLLQNNVLNRRSWTTRQQLRIAIVTWIERTYHRRRRQRSLSRLTPVEFETIMHPPASQAA